Proteins from one Triticum aestivum cultivar Chinese Spring chromosome 7A, IWGSC CS RefSeq v2.1, whole genome shotgun sequence genomic window:
- the LOC123149318 gene encoding uncharacterized protein isoform X2, producing MLRWLSFMLLIFAHFEWEGQEIPIVLHGCSKLEKATIMFRGSKGLAPVFTLVPSILPVKLQNLTTRPHGTFMHLRHMTCQLTVFSRQPNADNRILQLARCLDISPRLETLYLDMVYLNLEGGGSDDVRIHGSPTCVTMIISRRSALLRSRLVCFPSRIMASSVLRRRSADGHSLPWGASVPLELLPN from the exons ATGTTGAGATGGTTGAGTTTCATGCTGCTGATCTTTGCGCATTTTGAGTGGGAAGGACAAGAGATCCCTATAGTACTTCATGGGTGCTCCAAATTAGAGAAGGCTACGATAATGTTCAGAGGCAGCAAAGGACTGGCCCCTGTATTCACTTTAGTTCCGAGCATTTTGCCAGTGAAG TTGCAAAATCTGACAACAAGACCACATGGCACGTTTATGCATTTGAGGCACATGACCTGTCAATTAACTGTCTTCTCTAGGCAGCCAAACGCCGACAACAGAATTCTTCAACTTGCCCGCTGCTTGGATATTTCGCCCCGACTGGAGACGTTGTATTTGGAT ATGGTATATCTGAACCTCGAGGGCGGTGGGAGCGATGATGTTCGTATACATGGGTCTCCCACATGCGTCACCATGATCATCTCAAGACGGTCTGCATTGCTCAGGTCGCGGCTGGTATGTTTCCCATCCAGGATCATGGCATCTAGCGTGCTGCGCCGGAGGTCAGCAGATGGGCACAGCTTACCCTGGGGCGCTTCG GTGCCGCTGGAGCTACTTCCTAACTGA
- the LOC123149316 gene encoding putative clathrin assembly protein At5g57200 isoform X1 translates to MAVMGSGTWRKAYGALKDSTKVGLANFNSEYKDLDIAIVKATNHMECPPKERHFRRIMFANSANRPRADVAYSICTLARRLSKTKNWIVALKTLIVIHRLLREGDGSFKDDFLSYSYRGNILQLPNFRDDSSPLAWDSSAWVRLYAFYLHERVECFGVLKYDVEADRLVKLPQASGKAHSRTRTLPCEDLLDQLPALQKLLQRLISCQPEGTACTNHLVQYALALVLKESFKIYCSINDGIINLVDMYFDMAKMDAIKALEIYKRAGQQAEKLSAYYDYCKNLELAKTFQFPTLRQPPSSFLATMEEYIREAPSVSITRKSVQSSPSDHEDEAPQETEKPVEEEKEEPAEAAPEEEPPYTTLSEEDEPPPLPPTTGDLLNLDEELHPMIANLEQSNALALAIVEPGSENNASAPLDLFAVDKAGWELALVAAQSNHTSQPAVSQVQAGGFDKLLLDSLYEDDVRRQQIASVTYNGGVTVNPFDPNDPFAMSNSFAPPSNVQFAMMGQQQYYQAQQHGYFQVQQQQQHQMVAMPPQTYQQQQAQYAVNAGLSNPFGDPFSALVTTANPPKQNNQI, encoded by the exons ATGGCGGTCATGGGGTCCGGCACCTGGCGCAAGGCCTACGGCGCCCTCAAGGACTCCACCAAGGTTGGCCTCGCCAACTTCAACAGCGAGTACAAG GATCTGGATATCGCCATCGTGAAGGCGACGAACCACATGGAGTGCCCGCCCAAGGAGCGGCACTTCAGGA GGATAATGTTTGCGAACTCGGCAAATCGCCCGCGGGCCGACGTCGCCTACTCCATATGTACATTGGCCCGGAGATTGTCCAAGACCAAGAATTGGATA GTTGCGCTTAAAACATTGATAGTGATACATAGGTTACTGAGAGAAGGCGACGGGTCATTCAAAGATGACTTCCTGAGCTATTCATACAGAGGAAACATTTTGCAGCTTCCAAATTTCAGGGACGACTCGAGCCCATTAG CATGGGATTCCTCTGCTTGGGTTCGCCTGTATGCATTCTACCTACATGAACGTGTCGAATGCTTTGGGGTTCTAAAATACGACGTCGAAGCCGATCGTCTGGTGAAATTACCCCAGGCTTCTGGCAAG GCACACAGTAGAACAAGAACCCTTCCATGTGAAGATCTTTTAGATCAGTTGCCTGCATTGCAGAAACTACTACAACGGCTTATTTCTTGCCAG CCTGAAGGTACAGCCTGCACCAATCACCTTGTACAATATGCATTAGCCCTT GTTTTGAAGGAGAGCTTCAAAATATACTGTTCGATAAATGACGGCATCATCAATCTTGTTGATATG TATTTTGATATGGCAAAAATGGATGCTATCAAGGCCCTTGAAATTTATAAAAGAGCTGGCCAGCAG GCAGAAAAGCTTTCTGCGTATTATGACTACTGCAAAAATCTTGAGCTCGCCAAGACTTTCCAGTTTCCTACTTTGAGGCAG CCACCTTCTTCATTCCTTGCAACTATGGAAGAGTACATCAGAGAAGCACCCAGTGTCAGCATCACGAGAAAGAGTGTG CAGAGTTCACCTAGTGACCACGAAGATGAAGCTCCACAGGAAACCGAGAAACCGGTTGAAGAGGAGAAAGAAGAGCCAGCAGAAGCTGCACCTGAAGAAGAGCCACCATATACCACTCTCTCAGAAGAAGATGAACCCCCACCATTGCCGCCAACCACTGGGGATCTATTA AACTTGGATGAAGAATTGCACCCCATGATTGCAAACCTTGAACAAAGCAACGCACTTGCTCTTGCCATCGTGGAACCAG GGAGTGAGAACAATGCCTCGGCCCCTCTAGACTTGTTTGCCGTTGACAAAGCTGGGTGGGAATTGGCACTGGTCGCTGCCCAGAGTAACCACACAAGCCAACCAGCTGTCAGCCAAGTG CAAGCCGGAGGGTTCGACAAGCTGCTGCTAGACAGCCTATACGAAGACGATGTGAGGAGGCAGCAAATCGCCAGTGTGACCTACAACGGCGGCGTCACGGTGAACCCATTTGACCCCAATGACCCGTTTGCCATGTCCAACAGCTTCGCGCCGCCATCGAATGTGCAGTTCGCCATGATGGGGCAGCAGCAGTACTACCAGGCACAGCAGCATGGCTACTTCCaggtgcagcagcagcaacaacatcaGATGGTGGCGATGCCGCCACAGACATACCAGCAGCAGCAGGCTCAGTACGCCGTGAATGCCGGATTATCCAACCCGTTCGGAGATCCGTTCAGTGCTCTCGTCACGACGGCAAATCCGCCAAAGCAAAACAATCAGATTTAG
- the LOC123149317 gene encoding uncharacterized protein, producing MARALSSRAAATLSRRLGARPAAAVARRANHTRRPGAGGAMVLELDAAGASPAAAEGAGALKRRLEEAIDGAMARMSEPEWAPFRPGTSYYAPPRPAGAALGLLELVTRGGGIGVLPPPLSDDEARAVASSSRGYPCSAYFVDGRFPDEEVEGLVEDADLAEED from the exons ATGGCGCGGGCGCTCTCCTCCCGGGCGGCGGCGACCCTGTCCCGGCGGCTGGGGGCCCGGCCCGCGGCGGCCGTGGCCCGCCGCGCCAACCACACGCGGCGCCCGGGCGCGGGGGGCGCGATGGTGCTGGAGCTGGACGCGGCGGGGGCGTCGCCGGCGGCCGCGGAGGGCGCGGGCGCGCTCAAGCGGCGCCTCGAGGAGGCCATCGACGGCGCCATGGCCCGCATGTCCGAGCCCGAGTGGGCGCCCTTCCGGCCCGGCACCTCCTACtacgcgccgccgcggcccgcgggggCCGCCCTCGGCCTGCTCGAGCTCGTCACCCGCGGCGGCGGGATCGGGGTGCTCCCGCCCCCGCTCTCCGACGACGAGGCCCgcgccgtcgcctcctcctcccgcggATACCCCTGCTCCGCCTACTTCGTCGACG GACGCTTCCCGGATGAGGAGGTGGAGGGATTGGTAGAGGATGCAGATCTAGCTGAAGAGGACTGA
- the LOC123149318 gene encoding uncharacterized protein isoform X1, translating into MLRWLSFMLLIFAHFEWEGQEIPIVLHGCSKLEKATIMFRGSKGLAPVFTLVPSILPVKLQNLTTRPHGTFMHLRHMTCQLTVFSRQPNADNRILQLARCLDISPRLETLYLDMVYLNLEGGGSDDVRIHGSPTCVTMIISRRSALLRSRLVCFPSRIMASSVLRRRSADGHSLPWGASVRCRWSYFLTDERT; encoded by the exons ATGTTGAGATGGTTGAGTTTCATGCTGCTGATCTTTGCGCATTTTGAGTGGGAAGGACAAGAGATCCCTATAGTACTTCATGGGTGCTCCAAATTAGAGAAGGCTACGATAATGTTCAGAGGCAGCAAAGGACTGGCCCCTGTATTCACTTTAGTTCCGAGCATTTTGCCAGTGAAG TTGCAAAATCTGACAACAAGACCACATGGCACGTTTATGCATTTGAGGCACATGACCTGTCAATTAACTGTCTTCTCTAGGCAGCCAAACGCCGACAACAGAATTCTTCAACTTGCCCGCTGCTTGGATATTTCGCCCCGACTGGAGACGTTGTATTTGGAT ATGGTATATCTGAACCTCGAGGGCGGTGGGAGCGATGATGTTCGTATACATGGGTCTCCCACATGCGTCACCATGATCATCTCAAGACGGTCTGCATTGCTCAGGTCGCGGCTGGTATGTTTCCCATCCAGGATCATGGCATCTAGCGTGCTGCGCCGGAGGTCAGCAGATGGGCACAGCTTACCCTGGGGCGCTTCGGTAAG GTGCCGCTGGAGCTACTTCCTAACTGATGAAAGAACTTGA
- the LOC123149316 gene encoding putative clathrin assembly protein At5g57200 isoform X2, with translation MAVMGSGTWRKAYGALKDSTKVGLANFNSEYKDLDIAIVKATNHMECPPKERHFRRIMFANSANRPRADVAYSICTLARRLSKTKNWIVALKTLIVIHRLLREGDGSFKDDFLSYSYRGNILQLPNFRDDSSPLAWDSSAWVRLYAFYLHERVECFGVLKYDVEADRLVKLPQASGKAHSRTRTLPCEDLLDQLPALQKLLQRLISCQPEGTACTNHLVQYALALVLKESFKIYCSINDGIINLVDMYFDMAKMDAIKALEIYKRAGQQAEKLSAYYDYCKNLELAKTFQFPTLRQPPSSFLATMEEYIREAPSVSITRKSVSSPSDHEDEAPQETEKPVEEEKEEPAEAAPEEEPPYTTLSEEDEPPPLPPTTGDLLNLDEELHPMIANLEQSNALALAIVEPGSENNASAPLDLFAVDKAGWELALVAAQSNHTSQPAVSQVQAGGFDKLLLDSLYEDDVRRQQIASVTYNGGVTVNPFDPNDPFAMSNSFAPPSNVQFAMMGQQQYYQAQQHGYFQVQQQQQHQMVAMPPQTYQQQQAQYAVNAGLSNPFGDPFSALVTTANPPKQNNQI, from the exons ATGGCGGTCATGGGGTCCGGCACCTGGCGCAAGGCCTACGGCGCCCTCAAGGACTCCACCAAGGTTGGCCTCGCCAACTTCAACAGCGAGTACAAG GATCTGGATATCGCCATCGTGAAGGCGACGAACCACATGGAGTGCCCGCCCAAGGAGCGGCACTTCAGGA GGATAATGTTTGCGAACTCGGCAAATCGCCCGCGGGCCGACGTCGCCTACTCCATATGTACATTGGCCCGGAGATTGTCCAAGACCAAGAATTGGATA GTTGCGCTTAAAACATTGATAGTGATACATAGGTTACTGAGAGAAGGCGACGGGTCATTCAAAGATGACTTCCTGAGCTATTCATACAGAGGAAACATTTTGCAGCTTCCAAATTTCAGGGACGACTCGAGCCCATTAG CATGGGATTCCTCTGCTTGGGTTCGCCTGTATGCATTCTACCTACATGAACGTGTCGAATGCTTTGGGGTTCTAAAATACGACGTCGAAGCCGATCGTCTGGTGAAATTACCCCAGGCTTCTGGCAAG GCACACAGTAGAACAAGAACCCTTCCATGTGAAGATCTTTTAGATCAGTTGCCTGCATTGCAGAAACTACTACAACGGCTTATTTCTTGCCAG CCTGAAGGTACAGCCTGCACCAATCACCTTGTACAATATGCATTAGCCCTT GTTTTGAAGGAGAGCTTCAAAATATACTGTTCGATAAATGACGGCATCATCAATCTTGTTGATATG TATTTTGATATGGCAAAAATGGATGCTATCAAGGCCCTTGAAATTTATAAAAGAGCTGGCCAGCAG GCAGAAAAGCTTTCTGCGTATTATGACTACTGCAAAAATCTTGAGCTCGCCAAGACTTTCCAGTTTCCTACTTTGAGGCAG CCACCTTCTTCATTCCTTGCAACTATGGAAGAGTACATCAGAGAAGCACCCAGTGTCAGCATCACGAGAAAGAGTGTG AGTTCACCTAGTGACCACGAAGATGAAGCTCCACAGGAAACCGAGAAACCGGTTGAAGAGGAGAAAGAAGAGCCAGCAGAAGCTGCACCTGAAGAAGAGCCACCATATACCACTCTCTCAGAAGAAGATGAACCCCCACCATTGCCGCCAACCACTGGGGATCTATTA AACTTGGATGAAGAATTGCACCCCATGATTGCAAACCTTGAACAAAGCAACGCACTTGCTCTTGCCATCGTGGAACCAG GGAGTGAGAACAATGCCTCGGCCCCTCTAGACTTGTTTGCCGTTGACAAAGCTGGGTGGGAATTGGCACTGGTCGCTGCCCAGAGTAACCACACAAGCCAACCAGCTGTCAGCCAAGTG CAAGCCGGAGGGTTCGACAAGCTGCTGCTAGACAGCCTATACGAAGACGATGTGAGGAGGCAGCAAATCGCCAGTGTGACCTACAACGGCGGCGTCACGGTGAACCCATTTGACCCCAATGACCCGTTTGCCATGTCCAACAGCTTCGCGCCGCCATCGAATGTGCAGTTCGCCATGATGGGGCAGCAGCAGTACTACCAGGCACAGCAGCATGGCTACTTCCaggtgcagcagcagcaacaacatcaGATGGTGGCGATGCCGCCACAGACATACCAGCAGCAGCAGGCTCAGTACGCCGTGAATGCCGGATTATCCAACCCGTTCGGAGATCCGTTCAGTGCTCTCGTCACGACGGCAAATCCGCCAAAGCAAAACAATCAGATTTAG